One Cyclopterus lumpus isolate fCycLum1 chromosome 7, fCycLum1.pri, whole genome shotgun sequence DNA window includes the following coding sequences:
- the LOC117733935 gene encoding cadherin-13-like, whose product METIHLGLSLLLCLGVSSETLKRQKRNWIIDSFSIDEGYSGVFPYVLDSIKIQNELTLYKISGQGVDRDPKGLLEIDNHTGQITVHRPVDFEEHQVLQLDFQAIDRESHIIDTQLGVEILIIDANDNPPLFERDVYHFNLTEATSQGTEEIKIMATDKDKSKKFNSFDLQIVSVHPEPFDLEFDLTQHFQIGTISFKGCLDHERAEKYTIIVEAKDHGEQKQLSSSCIVIIHIEDGNNHLPVITGHTGSGRVKEGEENVLVNRLQVTDKDSEGTAAWRAEYQIQGDTGNNFRISTDRVTNEGLLYLNKPLDYEDGPLKNLTISVENKIPYRLCRVVHRSAAGLWEVTVGGGETETREVTVTVEDVNEPPVFDPPKKRVTQRENVEVGKYLATFTARDPDVAGANALVYKKRDDPADWVAVDAETGKITTTKLIDRESTFVKDNVYTVTLWAVDDGQPPMTGTATLDIVITDENDNAPFLAQSAVDVCQSHGVSLANVTAVDLDEEPYGGPFNFRLQDKEKGKWKLDPAQGFSVNLVKEPAVHSGDYELLLEVSDLQGTRATHNLRVTVCRCGDAARPNCRVRKAASSSFGGGALVVVLFATLLLAGVLLLAFMVSCKKKSKAIANDDTHQYLMKSNIEKPGTDCKVWTLNQEYSQFPAKQFNNSTAVSNAKTEHDLSAKLSTGSTMEGNFVRASSFLSSTRASSRMTNQHRNSMHWPMGASAAMSNLHRSSMHKTWIGRSASSANRENVTDDAMLLNMLNMLNKTLSNHEAAEEELGDYAPRVYAEEGGASTDSELDAISIPDVSFDADLDADQASKFNTLASICMPGGL is encoded by the exons ATGGAGACCATACACCTCGGCCTTTCCCTGCTCCTG TGTTTGGGAGTATCTTCGGAAACTTTGAAGCGACAAAAAAGAAACTGGATCATCGATTCCTTTAGCATCGACGAAGGCTACAGCGGCGTCTTCCCCTACGTGCTGGACAGC ATTAAAATTCAGAACGAATTGACCTTGTACAAGATAAGCGGTCAAGGCGTTGATCGTGACCCCAAGGGCTTGTTGGAAATCGACAACCACACGGGCCAGATTACAGTCCACCGCCCCGTCGACTTTGAAGAGCACCAAGTTTTACAG CTGGACTTCCAGGCAATTGACCGAGAAAGCCACATCATAGACACCCAGCTGGGCGTCGAGATATTGATTATCGACGCCAATGACAACCCTCCGCTGTTTGAGCGAGACGTTTACCATTTCAACCTGACGGAGGCAACATCGCAAG GCACCGAAGAGATTAAGATTATGGCAACGGATAAAGACAAAAGCAAGAAGTTTAATTCATTCGATTTGCAAATAGTCTCCGTCCATCCCGAGCCATTTGATCTGGAGTTCGACTTAACACAGCACTTTCAAATTGGAACCATTTCCTTTAAAGGGTGTCTGGACCATGAG AGGGCAGAGAAATACACCATTATAGTGGAGGCCAAAGACCATGGAGAGCAGAAGCAGCTGTCCAGCTCCTGCATCGTCATAATCCACATAGAAGATGGAAATAACCATCTCCCTGTGATAACTGGGCACACA GGTTCAGGGAGAGTGAAAGAAGGTGAGGAAAATGTTCTCGTTAATCGTCTGCAAGTTACGGACAAAGACAGCGAAGGTACGGCGGCCTGGAGAGCCGAGTATCAGATTCAAGGAGACACGGGCAACAACTTCAGAATCAGCACCGACCGCGTGACAAACGAAGGACTGCTGTATCTGAACAAG cctCTGGACTACGAGGACGGCCCCCTGAAGAACCTGACCATCAGTGTCGAGAACAAGATCCCCTACCGCCTGTGTCGGGTGGTGCATCGCAGCGCCGCCGGTCTCTGGGAAGTGACCGTTGGAGGCGGTGAGACTGAGACCCGCGAGGTGACGGTGACCGTGGAGGACGTCAACGAGCCGCCGGTCTTTGACCCGCCGAAGAAACGGGTCACGCAACGTGAGAACGTAGAGGTCGGAAAGTATCTGGCCACATTCACAGCTCGAGACCCTGACGTCGCCGGTGCCAACGCACTTGT TTACAAAAAGAGAGACGATCCGGCCGATTGGGTTGCGGTGGACGCCGAGACTGGAAAAATAACCACCACGAAGCTCATTGACCGAGAGTCGACCTTTGTGAAAGACAACGTCTACACAGTCACATTATGGGCTGTCGACGATG GTCAGCCTCCAATGACGGGCACCGCAACCCTGGACATCGTCATCACGGACGAGAACGACAACGCACCGTTCCTGGCCCAAAGCGCCGTGGACGTGTGCCAGTCGCATGGCGTCTCGCTGGCCAACGTCACGGCCGTGGACTTGGACGAAGAGCCCTACGGCGGGCCGTTCAACTTCAGGCTCCAGGACAAAGAGAAGGGCAAGTGGAAGCTTGACCCCGCGCAAG GGTTTTCAGTCAACCTGGTGAAGGAGCCCGCGGTTCACTCGGGAGATTACGAACTGCTCCTGGAGGTGTCGGACCTTCAGGGCACGAGAGCCACGCACAACCTGCGGGTTACCGTGTGTCGCTGCGGAGACGCCGCGAGGCCAAACTGTCGCGTCCGCAAAGCCGCCAGCTCCTCGTTCGGGGGAGGGGCGCTCGTGGTGGTGCTTTTTGCCACGCTGCTGCTTGCAG GTGTGCTACTTTTGGCTTTTATGGTGTCGTGTAAGAAAAAGAGCAAAGCCATCGCCAACGATGATACACATCAATACCTGATGAAGAGTAACATCGAGAAACCGGGAACCGACTGCAAA GTCTGGACATTAAACCAAGAATATAGCCAATTCCCAGCGAAGCAA TTCAATAATTCAACAGCGGTGTCAAATGCCAAGACAGAGCACGACCTCTCAGCAAAG TTGTCAACTGGATCAACAATGGAAGGAAACTTTGTGCGTGCAAGCTCTTTTCTTTCG TCAACGCGAGCCTCGTCAAGAATGACAAATCAGCACAGAAACTCCATGCATTGG CCCATGGGAGCATCAGCAGCCATGAGCAATCTGCACAGAAGCTCTATGCATAAG acgTGGATAGGACGCAGTGCGTCTTCAGCAAATCGAGAGAACGTGACCGACGACGCGATGCTGCTCAACATGCTCAACATGCTCAACAAG ACGCTGTCCAACCACGAGGCGGCGGAAGAGGAGCTGGGTGATTACGCTCCTCGCGTGTACGCCGAGGAGGGAGGCGCGAGCACCGACTCGGAGCTCGACGCCATCTCCATCCCGGACGTCTCCTTCGACGCGGACTTGGACGCGGACCAGGCCTCCAAGTTCAATACTCTGGCCTCCATCTGCATGCCTG